Genomic window (Propionibacteriaceae bacterium ZF39):
TCACGAACCACGATTCGGGTGGTCTTCTGCCCGAGACCGAACGTCCGCGGGATCTCGAGGTGTTCGGCCCGGTCGAGCTGCCGAGACCCGCCAGCGCGGATGAGCCCGTTGGGCGCCTTACGTTGCGTACGCCGCTCGACCAGGCCGGGCTTCTCACCACAGCACTGTCCGATGCCGTGTCCGTCCGGTCGGCGAAGAAGCTGCCGGGCGCCCTTCGCGTCCGCGTCGATCCGGTGGCCGTGAGCTGAGGCATCCAATGGGTCGCGCGCCGGGCCGGTTCCATGGCGCGAGCGGTGGGTTTTCCACAGGTCGGGAGTAACCCGGAGCGTCATCCACAGATCAGAAATTGGTCCTCGGAAATGTCAGAGCGGGCAGGCAGGATGGTGCCTGTAGGAAACGAATGCTTGATCCATTCCTTGAGTGACTGGAGGTGGCCCCGGATGTCCCTCGACACCACCCCGCCCGGGCCCGAACCCCTGTTCCCGACCCCCGACCTTCCCGCTGTGGACCCGCCGTCCGACGCGCCCTCCAACCCAGCCACCCCCGACACCCCAGCTCCACCCGCTGCCGACGCCACCCTCTCTTCCGGCGCCACGGGGCCTCTGGCCCCTGCGGGTTCGCGGGTGTGTGATCCGGACACGGGCTGGGACCGGTTCTCCGTCATCGAAGCCCTCACTCTCGCCGCGCGAAGGGAACGGGAAGCGAAGATTGATCAGTTGATCCTCATCGCCCGTGCGGCGGAGGTGTGGTCGTGGGTCGACAACATCGACGAGATTGTCGCTCAGATCAAAGTCGCCGATCGGATCAGTGATGCCGCGACCCGGGACCGGGTGAGGGCTGCCGCGGAGGCCGGTGATGACGACCTCCTCGATGAACTCCTCACCCCACCCACCGACCCCACGGCTACCGACCTCACGGCCACCGACAGCACCGCGGGTGTCTCGCCGGGGGTGCTGTATGGGGAACGCCTGTATCACTACGGCGCGGATGGGACACCGGCATGTTCGGAGTTCCTACGGCTCGAGATCGGCCCGGCCCTCGGAATCCAACCCGAGGCCGCGGCCCGGTTGATCGGCGATGTCCTCGATCTGCGCCACCGCCTGCCCGGAATGTGGGCCCATGTCGAAACCGGCCGCGTACTCGGCTGGGTCGGCTGCCAGATGGCCCGCCGCACCCGCGCCGCCGGACTGTCCCAGGACCTGTGCCAAGAGTTGGACCGCAGGATCTCGCCGTATGCCCCGGGCTGGACCCCGAACCGGATCCTCACCCAGACCGACAAACTCATCGTGATCCTCGACCCCGACACCGCCGAGACCCGGCGCCGCGACGAACTCGGGCGACGGTACGTATCGTTCTGGGCCGACCGCCACCCCTCCGGAGCGGGCATACTCAACCTGCGCGCCCAGTTGGATGCGGTGCCCGCCGCCGACCTGGAAGCCACGTTGAACGCGCTGGCCGAGGTGTTGGAAGCGGTCCGACCCGACCTCACCCCCGACGCCCGCCGGGCCTGGGGCCTCGAACTGTTGGCCGATCCTGCCCACGCCGCCCGGGTCCTGGCCGGCGACATCACCGCCCTCACCCCACCCGCTCACCTCGACACCGACCACCCCGCCGACGCAGACACCGACCACCCCGCCGACGCCGACGCCGACCACTCCGCCGACACCGACACCGACCACCCCGCCGACACCGACGGTCCCGGCCCCGCCACGGCCTCGGAGCTCGACGATCCCGGGACTGGCGATGGGACAGACCCGGTGACGACACCGTCAGCGACCGCACCGGGCCCATCGGGTGCGATCGAAGCGTTCGTGACACCTGGCACCCCGGCCGCTGCGCAGATCGCGACTGCCACCAGCACCGCCACCCCGGCCACCCCCGACCCCGCGACCGCCCCCGTGACCATCCCCGGTGGTGGGTGCGGCTGCAAGACGACCGGGTCGGGGTCGGGAAAGGCTCCGACGGGGCGGGAAGTATCGCTGATCGTGCATGTGAATCCGGCCGACCTGATCCTTGGCGCGGGCGGGGAAACACCCCGCCTGGGGCATCTGGTCCAGACCCTGCTCGATCAGCTGATCGTCGAGGCCGCCCGCACCGGTCGGCTGATTGTGAAACCCGTCCTCGACCCCATGGCCGTATCCGTGTCCGAGTCCGACACCCCGCCGGGGTCGATGGTCGAACGAGTGCAGTACCGCAATCCGACCGTGGTGTTCCCGTACTCCGACCGGGCCTCCACCGGACAGTTCATCGACCTGGACCACACCGTTCCGAGGCCCCATGGTCCGACGAGCGAGGCGAACCTCGGCCCCTTGGACCGGCTGCCGCACCGCTGGAAGACCCATACGACCTGCCGACTGATCCAGATCCGGCCCGGGACGTTCACCTGGCACACCCCCGCGGGGCAGACGTTCACCGTCACCCCACACGGCACGTACCCGGACGATCCCGGACCCGACTGGCCCACCCCACCACCGCCAAGATCGCCGGAGCAACAGGCCGCGGACCTCCTCGCCCGCGCCCGCCAAGCCTTCATCCGCGCCCACGACCCCGGACCGGCACGACCCGCCCGCACCACCACCGGCCGATCATCCGGTGCAGGACACAGCGCAACCAGCCACACCGGGCCACCACCGCCACCGACCCACCCGTCACCAGAACCACCACCGTTCTGACCGACGACTCGGCACACCCGAGCCAGGGTCCCGCAACAGGACGCTCAGCCCCGGAAAACAGCAAGGCCCCGCAAGGCACACCTGTGCCCTGCGGGGCCATCGTGCTGATCCGGGACGGGTTGACCGGCGCGACCCTCGCTAGACTCCCGGGGTGCGTCTCGTCTTTGCCGGAACCCCGGAAGTTGCTCTGCCCGCCCTCGATGCCCTGGCCGAATCCGACCACGAGCTGGTCGCGGTCGTCACCCGCCCGGATGCGGCAGTGGGGCGGAGCAAGAAGCTGATCCCCACCCCGGTGGCACAGCGGGCGGAGGAGCTGGGCATCGAGGTACTCCGGCCCGGCCACCCCAGGGATCCGGAGTTCGTCGCACGGCTGACCGAGCTCGCGCCCGATTGCTGCCCGGTGGTTGCCTATGGTGCGATCCTGCCCGCGCACGTGCTCGAGATTCCCACCCACGGCTGGGTGAATCTGCATTTCTCGCTGCTGCCGCGCTGGCGGGGGGCCGCGCCGGTCCAGCGGGCCATCATGGCGGGTGACGCCGAGACCGGTGCCTGCGTGTTCGACATCGTCCCCGAGCTCGACGCGGGGGATGTCTATGCCGAACTGCGTACCCCGATCGAACCGACCGACACCGCCGGCGACCTGCTCGATCGCCTCGCGCAGTCCGGCGGTGCGCTTCTGGCCCGGGTTATGGACGACCTCGAAGCCGGCACGGCTGTCGGGACTCCACAGCCCGAGGACGGAGTGACGATCGCCCCCAAGCTGACCGTCGCCGAGGCCGAGGTCGACTGGTCCGCCGACGACGCGGAGATCGATCGGCGCATCCGGGGTTGTACGCCGGCCCCGGGCGCCTGGACCACCTTCCGGGGCGAGCGCTTCAAGATCCACGCCGCCCATCCTGTCGGCGGCGCGCGCCTCGATCCGGGTGCGATCGCTACCTCCAAGCAGTGGCTCCAAGTCGGCACCGGTTCGCGCCCGCTCGAGCTGGACCTCGTGCAGCCGTTCGGCAAGAAGGCCATGCGCGCCGCCGATTGGGCCCGCGGCGTGACCTTCGAGGCCGGCGAACGGTTCGGAGCATGACCCCGGCGGACGGCAGGCCTGGTCGCGACAACAACCGCACCAATCCCGGCAATCCGGGCAAGCGCGGGGGACCGTCGGCCGGATCAGCCCGGCGGGGCAGTCGACCCCGCGGCCGCAACCGTCGCCGCCCCGTCGACCCCGCACGCCGCGCCGCCTTCGACGCCCTGCGGGCCGTGACGGCACACGATGCGTACGCCAATCTGGCCGGTCCCGCACTCTTCACCGAACGGCAGCTCTCCACCCGCGATGCCGCCTTCGCAACCGAACTTCTCAACGGCACGGCCCGGCTGATGGGCACCTATGACCGCATCATCGAAGCCGCTGGCGGCCGCAAGCTCTCCACCCTGCAGGCCGCGATCATCGACATCCTCCGGCTCAGCGCCCACCAGTTGTTGTCGATGCGGGTACCCAGTCATGCCGCAGTCGCCGCCTCCGTCGATCTGGCGGGTGCCGCGGTGGGGGAGCACGCGACCGGTCTCGTCTACGCCATCACCCGTCGGATCGACGCCCACGATCTGGCCGGTTGGATCGAGAACCTGAGTGAGGGACTGGACGCCACCGACGCGCTCGCGCTGCGTACCCATCACCCCCGCTGGATCGTCGACGCCTACGCCGAGGTCCTGCCCGCCGCTGAGGTCGAGGCGGCGCTGCAGGCCAACAACGAACCACCGATCACCACCTTGGCCGTCCGCCCCGGGCTCACGACCGTCGCCGACCTGATCGACGAGGGCGCCACCGCCCACCCCGATTTGCCCACAGCCGCCACGATCGCCGGTTCCCCGAGACGGCTGGCGGCGGTCCGTGAAGGCCGGGCCGGCGTACAGGACCCAGGCTCCCAGCGCGTCGCGCTCCGGCTCGCCGATACCGGGGCCCCGGAGGGTCCATGGCTGGATCTCTGCGCCGGACCGGGTGGCAAGGCCGCGCTGCTGGCGGGGTTGGCGATCGAGCAGGGACAGCGCCTCTACGCCGCAGAGCTCCAGCCCCATCGCGCGGTGCTGGTGGCGCAGGCGCTCCGCGCGTACGCCGGCCCACACGCCCCGGTCGTCGTCGCCGCCGACGGCACCCGTCCGGCCTGGCGCCCAAACCACTTCGCGCGGGTCATGGCCGATGTGCCGTGCACGGGACTCGGTGCGCTCCGGCGCCGTCCCGAGGCTCGCTGGCGGAAGTCCGAGCAGGCCCTCGACAGCCTCGTCGACCTGCAGCGCCGTCTGCTGACGACCGCGATCGAGTCCACGACCCCGGGTGGGGTGGTGGCCTACGTGACCTGCTCGCCCCACCGGCGGGAGACATCCGAAGTCGTCAATACGGTGCTGGCCGATCGGCCGGATGCCGAGCGCCTCGGCCCGGACACCCAGCTCTGGCCGCATCGCGACGGAACCGATGCGATGTTCCAGGCGCTGCTGCGCCGCCGATGATCACCCTCCCATCAGCCGAGGGATCACCAGCGCGATCCCGGGGATGAGGGCGATCAGGATCATCACGATGATGTCGGAGAGGACGAACGGCGCGACACCGCCATAGACCTGGCGCATCTCGACCGCGTCGCCGGCGACGCCCTTCATGACGAACAGCTCCATGCCGAACGGGGGAGTCACGAGCGCGATGCGGAGGTTGATGAGCATGATGATGCCGAACCAGATCGGGTCCCACTCCATCGCGTGCACGACCGGCATGAGGAGCGGCAGCGTGATGAGCATGATCGACACCTGCTCCAGGAACGCGCCCAGGATCAGCAGCAAAATCTGAATCAGGACCATGAGCAGCCAGGGTGCCACCGGTAGCTCGGTCATGAACCGGATGAAGCCGTTGGTCGCTCCACTGAAGCTCATCACCTGGCTATAGGCCGAGGAACTGGCCATGATGAAGTAGATCATCGCCGACATCTTCGCCGACTCGATCGCGCTCTCCTTCATCATCTGCCAGGAGAACTTGCGATAGGCGATTGCCAGTCCGATCGCCCCGACCACACCCAGGGCCGCCGATTCGGTGGGGGTAGCGACGCCAAGGAAGATCAGTCCCAGCACGAGAAAGACGATGACGGCCAGCGGAACGGCCTCGCGAAGGCCGATGACCAGTCGCTGGCTCAGGGGCGGCCCGGCGGGGGCATCGGGGTCGACGACGGCGGCCGGACCGGCCCCCTTGAAGTAGCCACCCCAGATAAGGGTGATGACGGCATAGCCGACCATCATCACCAGACCCGGCAGGATGCCGGCCATGAGGAGCGGCCCGACGGGTACGCCAGCCGTAGCGCCCCAGACGATCGCGAGGGTGCTCGGCGGAATGATCATGGCGAGGCCGCCACCGGCCATGACGGTGCCCATCGCCAGCTGGGGCTTGTAGCCCTCCTTGAGCATGTCGGGCAGGAACGTCTTGCCGAGGAGGGCAGTGTTGGCGATGGTCGAACCGGACATCATGCCGAACAGAGCGCCGGCGACCGTGGTCAGGAGGCCGGTACGAGCAGGGACCCGCTGCGGGAACAGGTTGCGGATGCCTGTCAGCGACCGGGATGCCACCCCTGATCTGAACACGATGTCGCCCATCACGATGAACAAGGCAATCGGCGCCAGCGTGAAAGACGTCAGCGTGCTGAAGGCGGACAGCATCATGATCCGCCCGGCGGGTGCGAAGCCGTAGTAGTAGGTCGCGGCGACCGCGGTCAGCCCGAAGAGCGCGAAGGCGACGGGTACGCGGGCGAAGAGCAGGACGAGCAGGCCCCCGACGAACAGGAGAAGCGTGAGCCACCATTCCATGGCGGTGTTGACCTTTCGGTGGTGATGCGGGGGACGAGTCAGCGACCAGCGACGGGTTCTTCGGGATCGGCGACAGCGAGCCGCTGGTGCAGCGGCAGGGCGATCAGCCGGCGTACGGCTTCGACGAAGATGCCGAGAGCGCCGAACGCCATCAGTGCCGTCAACGGCCAGCGCGGCGGGGCCAGATAAGTGCTGGTCACCGAACCGCGAACGAAGTCGTTCCAGGCGGTCTGGCTGGTGAACCAGACGAGCGTGCCCGCGATGATCACGACGAGGATCGCAACGAACCAGTCGGTGATCCTGACCAGCGGGTGCTTCTTGCCCATGAACTCCGTGATGAGGTCCATCTTGATGTGATCATCGGTCCGCACGAGCAGGGGAGCGGCCAGCATCGTGATCGCCAGGATGCTGTATTCGCTGAACTCGAACAGGGCCGTCATCGGGTTGGCGAAGAAGAAGCGCGACACCACGGTCACCGTGACCAGCAGTGCCATGAGGACGATGCAGATCGCGGCGAGCCAGACGCTCACGGTCGAGATCGCGCCGGTGATCCGCTGCACCGGCCCCACCCGACGCTGCTGGGTGGGGCCGTTCGGAGCGTGCTCAGTTGCCATAGATGGTCCGCATCTCCTGGGCCTCCGGCGTGCGGGACAGAACCTGCTTCCAGCCGGCCTCATAGGCGGTGTCGACGAACTTCTTGGTGTCGGCCTCGTTCATCTCGATGACCTTGACGCCACCGTCGGCGCGCTCCTTGGTCTCCTTCTCGACCAGGTCCGCATACATGGGGCCGACCTCGTTCTCGGTCTTGATCATCGCGTCGCTGATGGCCTTCTGGGTGTCCTCATCGAGCGACTGCCACTTCAGGTCGCTCATGATGACCACCGTGTCCATGGTGTAGAACTCGGCGGAGGTCTCATAGCCGGTGACATCGACCCAGCCGTTCTTGACGACGCCGAGCGCCGGCCAGCCATACCCGGCCACGACGCCGCGCTCCATCGCGCCGAAGACCTCACCGGGCGGCATGGCCACCGGGCCGGCGCCCAGAGCTTCGAGCAGTCCCACATAGACCGGCGAGGTGCGGATCGACTTGCCCTTCAGATCGAGCGGGTTCACCTGGTCCTTGAAATAGAGCTTGTAGGGCACCTCGTCTGCCATGCGGCCGAGATAGTGGATCCCAGCCTTGGCGTGGGCGTCCTCATAGAGCTTGTGGGCCCCCTTCTCCCGCTCCTCGGCCGGGGACAGCGGCGACAGCGCCATCGCGCGAGTCATCGGCACGTTCTGGGAGTGGAAGACGGCAGCGGTCGCGGCCATGTCGATGCCGCCCGTGGAGACCCCCTCGCCGAGCTGCGCCGAAGCCATGACCTCGCCGGCGCCGCGATAGTCGAGCTTCACCCAGGGAGCGGATTCCTTGAGGTTCTTCTCGAAGAGCCAGAAGCCCTCCATCAAGGGGTCATCGCGATCGAAGGCCGAGACCACACTGATGGTCACCTCGCGGCGCCCGTCCGGGCCGGCACTGCCTGCGCCCGCTCCCGAACAGGCGCTGAGCAGCAGCATGGCGATGGCCACCAGGCCGGCAACCAGGGCACGAATACGCATGGCACATTCCTTCGCATTATCGGTATGAGGGCGCGCGGCGACGCCCGGAATCCGGGCCAGTCGCGCTCCGATGCGCGCTGATCTCGCCGGTGCCAGAACCATAGACCGACAGATATGTCGCTGTCAGCACTTCCGTCAAATTTTCGCGATATCCATTTTCGGCATGAGCGCCGGACCATCTCCCCAGCGCCCGGACGCACGCTAGGGTCAGGTCGCATGACGATCGAGGAATCGACCGATCGGCTCGATGGCACCGACGCCCTCCCACGCCAACAGCAGCTGATCGTCAGCCTGTTCGGGCTGTATGCGCGCCAGCGGGGCGGCGTCCTGGCAGTGGCCGACCTGATTGCTCTGCTCGGGGATCTGGGGGCCGAGGAGCCCGCCGTACGCTCCGCAGTCTCCCGCCTGAAGAAGCGCGGGCTGCTCAACAGCGCCCGCATCAACGGAGTCGCGACCTATGCGCCCTCGGAGCAGCTGATCCGCCTCCTGCAGGAAGGCGACACGCGCATCTTCACCCCGCGCCGCGCGGCCGCCGGTGACGCCTGGCTCCTCGCGGCGTTCACGGTGCCCGAGTCGCAGCGCAACCTGCGCCACGTGATCCGCAGCCTGCTGACCAGACGCGGGTTCGGCTCCGTCACTCCCGGCCTCTGGATCGCGCCGGAGTGGCTGTTCGATTCCACCTGGAACGAACTCGAGCGCCAGGGCCTCACCGGCTATCTGCACTTCTTCCGCGCCGAACCGCTCGGCGACGCCGAGATCCGCGATCGCGTCGAGAACGCCTGGAACCTCCCCGCGCTCCAGGAGCTCTATTGCGACTTCATCGACCGGTTCGACCCCTTGCTGTCGCCCTGGACCGGGCCGGGGGAGCGCCCGCCCGACCTCGAGGCCTATCGTGCCTTCGTGCCCCTGGTCACGCTGTGGCGACGCCTGCCCTACCTGGATCCTGGCCTACCTCTGGAATATCTCCCGGACCCCTGGCCGGGCCAGGTCGCAGCCGATCTCTTCCGTCGACTCACCGAAGTCCTGGAGGAGCCCGCCAAGCGGCATGCCGAGTCCCGGCTCAGCACCACCGCCGCACCCTGAACCACCCCGCCCACACAACAGCAGACCGGGCGTACGCTTATCCAGTTCTGGCAATTCCTAGACGATCGTCGCAAATCCGACATACGATGGCGACGATTCATCCCCGACGTGTCCCCGATATCCGAAGAGGGAAATCATGGCCGAGAGGTCTTTTGCAACAGAGGTGTTGCAGCTCCGTCAGGGCGCTGGCACCGAATTCCATGGTGAGGGCATCCTCGCAGTCACCAAGGCACTGCTGCAGTCCGGCGTTGCCTATGTCGGTGGCTATCAGGGCGCTCCGATCTCCCACCTCATGGACGTGCTGGGCGATGCCCACGAGATCCTCGGCGAGCTGGGCGTACATTTCGAGAACAGCGCTTCCGAGGCGACCGCCGCCGCGATGCTCGCCGCGTCGGTGCACTATCCGTTGCGCGGCGCGATCACGTTCAAGTCCACGGTCGGCACGAATGTCGCCTCCGACGCCCTGGCGAACCTGGCCAGCGGTGGCGTGAAGGGCGGCGCGGTCGTCATTCTCGGCGAGGACTATGGCGAGGGCTCGAGCATCATGCAGGAACGCAGCCACGCTTTCGCGATGAAGTCGCAGATGTGGCTGCTCGATCCGCGACCCGACATCG
Coding sequences:
- a CDS encoding TRAP transporter large permease subunit is translated as MEWWLTLLLFVGGLLVLLFARVPVAFALFGLTAVAATYYYGFAPAGRIMMLSAFSTLTSFTLAPIALFIVMGDIVFRSGVASRSLTGIRNLFPQRVPARTGLLTTVAGALFGMMSGSTIANTALLGKTFLPDMLKEGYKPQLAMGTVMAGGGLAMIIPPSTLAIVWGATAGVPVGPLLMAGILPGLVMMVGYAVITLIWGGYFKGAGPAAVVDPDAPAGPPLSQRLVIGLREAVPLAVIVFLVLGLIFLGVATPTESAALGVVGAIGLAIAYRKFSWQMMKESAIESAKMSAMIYFIMASSSAYSQVMSFSGATNGFIRFMTELPVAPWLLMVLIQILLLILGAFLEQVSIMLITLPLLMPVVHAMEWDPIWFGIIMLINLRIALVTPPFGMELFVMKGVAGDAVEMRQVYGGVAPFVLSDIIVMILIALIPGIALVIPRLMGG
- the dctP gene encoding TRAP transporter substrate-binding protein DctP — its product is MRIRALVAGLVAIAMLLLSACSGAGAGSAGPDGRREVTISVVSAFDRDDPLMEGFWLFEKNLKESAPWVKLDYRGAGEVMASAQLGEGVSTGGIDMAATAAVFHSQNVPMTRAMALSPLSPAEEREKGAHKLYEDAHAKAGIHYLGRMADEVPYKLYFKDQVNPLDLKGKSIRTSPVYVGLLEALGAGPVAMPPGEVFGAMERGVVAGYGWPALGVVKNGWVDVTGYETSAEFYTMDTVVIMSDLKWQSLDEDTQKAISDAMIKTENEVGPMYADLVEKETKERADGGVKVIEMNEADTKKFVDTAYEAGWKQVLSRTPEAQEMRTIYGN
- a CDS encoding TRAP transporter small permease; protein product: MATEHAPNGPTQQRRVGPVQRITGAISTVSVWLAAICIVLMALLVTVTVVSRFFFANPMTALFEFSEYSILAITMLAAPLLVRTDDHIKMDLITEFMGKKHPLVRITDWFVAILVVIIAGTLVWFTSQTAWNDFVRGSVTSTYLAPPRWPLTALMAFGALGIFVEAVRRLIALPLHQRLAVADPEEPVAGR
- the fmt gene encoding methionyl-tRNA formyltransferase, which produces MRLVFAGTPEVALPALDALAESDHELVAVVTRPDAAVGRSKKLIPTPVAQRAEELGIEVLRPGHPRDPEFVARLTELAPDCCPVVAYGAILPAHVLEIPTHGWVNLHFSLLPRWRGAAPVQRAIMAGDAETGACVFDIVPELDAGDVYAELRTPIEPTDTAGDLLDRLAQSGGALLARVMDDLEAGTAVGTPQPEDGVTIAPKLTVAEAEVDWSADDAEIDRRIRGCTPAPGAWTTFRGERFKIHAAHPVGGARLDPGAIATSKQWLQVGTGSRPLELDLVQPFGKKAMRAADWARGVTFEAGERFGA
- a CDS encoding PaaX family transcriptional regulator C-terminal domain-containing protein, with the protein product MTIEESTDRLDGTDALPRQQQLIVSLFGLYARQRGGVLAVADLIALLGDLGAEEPAVRSAVSRLKKRGLLNSARINGVATYAPSEQLIRLLQEGDTRIFTPRRAAAGDAWLLAAFTVPESQRNLRHVIRSLLTRRGFGSVTPGLWIAPEWLFDSTWNELERQGLTGYLHFFRAEPLGDAEIRDRVENAWNLPALQELYCDFIDRFDPLLSPWTGPGERPPDLEAYRAFVPLVTLWRRLPYLDPGLPLEYLPDPWPGQVAADLFRRLTEVLEEPAKRHAESRLSTTAAP
- a CDS encoding RsmB/NOP family class I SAM-dependent RNA methyltransferase, with protein sequence MTPADGRPGRDNNRTNPGNPGKRGGPSAGSARRGSRPRGRNRRRPVDPARRAAFDALRAVTAHDAYANLAGPALFTERQLSTRDAAFATELLNGTARLMGTYDRIIEAAGGRKLSTLQAAIIDILRLSAHQLLSMRVPSHAAVAASVDLAGAAVGEHATGLVYAITRRIDAHDLAGWIENLSEGLDATDALALRTHHPRWIVDAYAEVLPAAEVEAALQANNEPPITTLAVRPGLTTVADLIDEGATAHPDLPTAATIAGSPRRLAAVREGRAGVQDPGSQRVALRLADTGAPEGPWLDLCAGPGGKAALLAGLAIEQGQRLYAAELQPHRAVLVAQALRAYAGPHAPVVVAADGTRPAWRPNHFARVMADVPCTGLGALRRRPEARWRKSEQALDSLVDLQRRLLTTAIESTTPGGVVAYVTCSPHRRETSEVVNTVLADRPDAERLGPDTQLWPHRDGTDAMFQALLRRR